A stretch of DNA from Streptococcus sp. NPS 308:
CTATGTTGAGAAGAAAGCAGAAGTAGAAGCGATTCAGACAGAAGAAGCTTCAACTAGCAATCAAGCAAAAGAAGCAAGTCCAGCCAATGATTATCAAGCACAGAAAGAAAGTCAAAAAGAAGCCCGTAAGCTCATGCGCCAAATCGAGAGTTTAGAGGCTGAAATCGAAGAGTTAGAAACTCAAAGTCAAGCCATTTCTGAACAAATGCTGGAAACCAATGATGCTGAAAAGCTCATGGAATTGCAGGCTGAACTGGATAAAATCAGCCATCGTCAGGAAGAAGCTATGCTTGAGTGGGAAGAATTATCGGAGCAGGTGTAAGAAATGGAACATCTTGGAAAGGTATTTCGTGAATTTCGAACAAGTGGGAAATACTCCTTAAAAGAGGCGGCAGGTAAATCATGTTCAACTTCTCAATTATCTCGCTTCGAGCTTGGGGAGTCTGATCTAGCAGTTTCTCGTTTCTTTGAGATTTTGGATAATATTCATGTGACTATTGAAAATTTCATGGACAAGGCTAGGGATTTTCAAAATCATGAACATGTTGCCTTGATGGCACAGATTATTCCGCTTTACTACTCAAATGATATTGCAGGTTTTCAAAAGCTTCAAAGAGAACAACTTGAAAAGGCTAAGAGTTCGACCAATCCCCTCTATTTTAAGCTGAATTGGATTCTGCTACAAGGACTGATTTGTCAAAGAGATGCTTATTACACGATGAGGCAGAGTGATTTGGAAAAGGTAGCAGATTATCTTTTTCAAACAGAAGAATGGACTATGTATGAGTTGATTCTTTTCGGAAATCTCTATACTTTCTACAATGTGGACTATGTGGCTCGAATTGGCAGAGAAGTGATGGAGAGGGAAGACTACTACAAGGAAATTGGTCGGCATCGAAAACTTGTTTTGATTTTAGCTCTTAACTGTTACCAGCATTGTTTGGAAAATCGATCCTTTGCGGATGCGGACTATTTTGAGGGCTATGTGGAGAAGTTAATTGGAAATGGTATCAAGCTTTATGAGCGCAATATCTTCCATTATCTCAAAGGTTTCGCCCTCTACCAGAGAGACTTGAAAGAAGAGGGTTGTAGTCAGATGCGGGAGGCCATGCATATTTTTGCTGTGCTTGGACTTCCAGAGCAAGTGGCTTACTATCAGGAACATTATGAAAAATTTGTAAATCCTTAAATTTCCCAAATAAGGGAAAAATAAAGAGACTCCTTTCAGTTTTGATACAATAGTTTCAAAATTTGAGAGGGGTTTTTTATATGAATCGACATGCAATCCAGTTGATTAGTCGTGGTGCTATTAATAAAATAGGAAATATGCTCTATGATTATGGAAACAGTGTTTGGTTGGCATCAATGGGAACGATAGGGCAGACTGTTCTTGGGATTTATCAAATTTCTGAACTCGTCACATCGATTCTGGTCAATCCCTTTGGCGGAGTGATTTCAGACCGATTTTCGCGTCGCAAAATTTTGATGACGACAGACTTGATTTGTGGCGTTCTTTGCTTAGCTATTTCTTTCATCAGAGATGATAGCTTGATGATTGCTGCCTTGATTTTTGCCAATATTGTTCAGGCGGTTGCCTTTGCATTTTCTCGTACAGCCAATAAAGCCATTATAACTGAGGTTGTAGAGAAAGACGAGATTGTGACCTATAACTCTCGCTTGGAGTTAGTTTTACAGGTTGTAGGAGTCAGTTCTCCGGTGCTTTCTTTTCTCGTTTTACAATTTGCCAGTCTCCATATGACGCTCGTTTTAGATGCCATTAGTTTTTTTATCGCATTTACCTTAGTAGCTTTTCTCCCAAAAAAAGAGACTCAGGAACAAGAGAAAAAGACTTTCAGCTGGAAAAATATTTTTGCTGATATGAAAGAAGGGATTCGCTATATTTGGCGCCAGCAAGAGATCTTTTTCCTTTTGGTAGTAGCTTCCAGTGTTAATTTCTTTTTTGCAGCTTTTGAATTTCTCCTCCCTTTTTCAAATCGACTATACGGGGTAGAAGGAGCTTATGCAACTATTTTAACTATGGGCGCTATTGGTTCGATTATCGGAGCTCTTCTAGCTAGCAAAATAAAGGCAGGTGTTTATAATCTTTTGATTCTATTGGCTTTGACTGGAGTTGGAGTTTTTATGATGGGGTTACCACTGCCAACTTTTCTTTCCTTTTCTGGAAATTTAGTTTGTGAACTGTTTATGACGATATTTAACATTCACTTTTTTACTCAGGTTCAAACCAAGGTTGAGGGGGAATACTTGGGAAGAGTACTAAGCACCATTTTTACCTTAGCCATCCTATTTATGCCGATTGCAAAAGGCTTTATGACGGTGCTACCAAGTGTCCATCTCTCTTCTTTTCTGATAATTGGAAGCGGTGTTATCATCCTGTCTTGTTTATCCCTCGTTTATGTGCGAAGTCATTTTAAAAAAGAGTTATAATTTCTCTTTTTTAGAAAATATTTCATTACGAATCATTTTTCAGTCCTTCTCTATTGTGAGGAGGGCTTGCTTTGTGGTAAAATGGGATTATGAATGAAAGAATGAATGAGTTAGTTGCCTTACTTAACCGCTATGCGACCGAGTACTATACGAGTGACAATCCCTCGGTTTCAGATAGTGAGTATGATTGCCTCTACCGAGAGTTGGTCGAATTGGAAGCCGCCTATCCGGATCAAGTTTTAGCAGACAGTCCAACTCATCGTGTTGGTGGTAAGGTTTTAGATGGTTTTGAAAAATACAGTCATCAGTATCCTCTTTATAGTTTGCAGGATGCTTTTTCACGTGAAGAGTTAGAAGCTTTTGATGCGCGTGTGCGAAAGGAATTACCTCATCCCACTTATATCTGTGAGTTGAAAATCGATGGTTTGTCTATCTCTCTTACCTATGAGAAGGGGATTTTGGTCGCTGGGTCGACGCGTGGAGATGGTTCTATTGGTGAGAATATCACTGAAAATCTCAAACGCGTTAAGGATATTCCTTTGACCTTGCCAGAAAAACTAGATATCACAGTTCGTGGGGAGTGTTACATGCCACGCGCTTCCTTTGAATTGGTCAACCAAGCTCGCCAAGAAAATGGAGAGCCTGAATTTGCCAATCCTCGTAATGCGGCGGCTGGAACTTTGCGTCAGCTGGATACAGCAGTAGTTGCCAAGCGCAATCTTGCGACTTTTCTCTATCAAGAAGCAAGCCCTTCTACTCGTGATAGCCAAGAAAAAGTCTTGAAGCATCTTGAACAACTTGGTTTTGTAGTTAATCCTAAACGAATCTTGGCTGAAAGCATGGATGAGATATGGGATTTTATCCAAGAAGTAGGACAAGAACGGGAACATCTACCTTACGATATTGATGGAGTGGTTATCAAAGTCAATGACTTAGCAGGTCAAGAAGAACTCGGTTTTACAGTTAAAGCGCCTAAGTGGGCAGTGGCCTACAAGTTCCCTGCTGAGGAAAAAGAAGCCAAACTACTCTCAGTTGACTGGACAGTAGGCCGTACTGGGGTTGTCACGCCAACTGCCAATTTGACACCTGTTCAGCTTGCTGGTACTACCGTTAGCCGTGCGACCCTACACAACGTAGACTATATTGCTGAAAAAGATATTCGCAAAGACGATACGGTTATCGTTTATAAGGCTGGAGATATCATTCCTGCTGTTTTGCGTGTGGTAGAGTCCAAGCGTGTTTCTGAAGAAAAACTAGATATTCCGACTAACTGTCCGAGCTGTGACAGTCAGTTACTTCATTTTGAAGATGAGGTTGCTCTACGTTGTATCAATCCTCGCTGTCCAGCCCAAATCATGGAAGGCTTGATTCACTTTGCCTCTCGTGATGCCATGAATATTACAGGCCTTGGTCCTTCCATAGTTGAGAAGCTCTTTGCTGCTAATCTAGTTAAGGATGTAGCGGATATTTACCGTTTGAAAGAAGATGATTTCCTCCTTTTAGAAGGTGTCAAGGAAAAGTCTGCGTCAAAACTGTATCAGGCTATTCAAGCATCTAAGGAAAACTCAGCTGAGAAGCTTTTATTTGGCTTGGGAATTCGCCATGTCGGAAGTAAGGCTAGTCAGCTCTTGCTCCAACATTTCCATACGATTGAAAATCTGGCTCAGGCAGATCCAGAGGAAGTGGCAAGTATTGAAAGCCTGGGTAGCGTAATCGCCCAAAGCCTTCAGACTTATTTTGCTACAGAAGGATCGAAGATTCTTTTAGACGAGTTGAAAGAAGCTGGAGTTAATCTGGACTACAAAGGGCAGACAGTAGTAGCAGATGCAGCCTTGTCAGGTTTGACAGTTGTATTAACAGGAAAATTGGAACGTCTCACGCGCTCAGAAGCCAAAAGCAAACTCGAAAGTCTGGGAGCTAAGGTAACAGGCAGTGTATCCAAGAAAACAGATCTAGTCGTAGCAGGAGCGGATGCAGGAAGCAAGCTCCAAAAAGCGCAAGAACTTGGTATTGAAGTTCGAGATGAAGCTTGGTTGGAAAGTTTGTAAAGAATAGCAGCCAGCTAGGTCTTAGATAGTCAGAAACTATCTCTCCTGAAGTGTTTTTACATAGATTGAGTCTATTGTCAGTCAGAGATTCAATCGCTGAATCTATCAGCACCACATAAAAAATTAAATTGAAATTAGAAATTAGGAAAAGAAATGTATAGATACCCAGTAGTCATCCATTTTCATCGAAAAAATGGGGATTATACTGCTTGTTCATTTAGTAGAAAACAGGCAGACAATGTTGAAAAATTGTATTATGAGAATGACTTTTTTGGAGCAAAGTTCTCTTTCACAGTTACAAGTCAAGAAAAGTTAGAAAACCTAAAATTCTCAGTTGAGATTGATGGAAAAATTAAGGAATATCCAGTGCGTTATAACTACTATCCGCTTCTGACAGAGGTTTGGATTTTAGAGGGTGACGAGACGGTTTATTATTCTGAAAACCCAGCCATTGCTAGTCCTTACTACAAAGATCAAAATCCATTTGCTTTTGATAAAGCAATCCATAGCGCTAGCTACGATCATCACTGGGGCTACCAAGGAGAACTAGGTTATAGTCTTTCAGATTATCAGACAAGCTTTAAACTTTGGGCTCCTACAGCTACAGCTGTACAGGTGGTTGTCTATGAAAATACCAGCAACGATGCTCCGATTTGGAAAACCTATAATCTAGAACGTGGGAATAGCTATTCATATAGTCATAAGTACAATACCATTGGTGTTTGGGGTCTAGATTTAGATGAAAATCTTGCTGGCAAGGCTTATCAGTATCAGATTGAATTCCCTCATCACAAGAGTTTGACAAGAGATCCTTATACAATTGCAACCAGTCCTGACGGAAAACGTTCTGTTATTCTCTCACACAAAGAGAGACAAGTAGATGGATTTGAAGTCAAACATGGGACAGAAGCTCCTTGGCGTTTGGAAAATCCATGTAAAGCTGTTATCTGTGAAATGCATATCCGAGATTTGACCAAATCTCCAACATCTGGAGTGGCAGAGCATCTCCGTGGAACCTTCCTTGGGGCTGCGCAGACAGGAACGACTAACCAATTCGGACAAGCAACCGCCTTTGACTATATCAAAGAACTTGGTTGCAACTATGTTCAACTTCAGCCTATCTTTGATCGCCATAAGGAGTACGATGAGGAAGGAAACGTAACCTATAACTGGGGCTATGATCCTCAAAACTACAATGCACCAGAACCAAGTTTCTCTAGCAATCCAGATGATCCAGGACAAGTCGTTCGTGATCTAAAAACGATGATTCAGGCCTATCATGATGCAGGAATTGGTGTCATCATGGACGTGGTTTATAATCACACCTTCTCAACGGTTGATGCGCCTTTCCAAACAACTGTACCAGATTATTACTACCGCATGAACCCAGATGGAACCTTCCAAAATGGTACAGGTGTAGGAAATGAAACAGCCAGTGAACATGAAATGTTCCGTAAGTACATGATTGATTCTCTCCTATACTGGGTGAAAGAATACAATATTGATGGTTTCCGTTTTGACTTGATGGGTATTCATGATGTCAAAACCATGCAAGCGATTCGTTGGGCGCTAGATGAGGTTGATCCCCGTATTATCACTTATGGAGAAGGCTGGGATATGGGAACAGGTCTTGCACCTTATGATAAGGCCAAGAAGGACAATGCCTACCAGATGCCAAATATCGGATTCTTCAACGATGATCAGCGTGATGCGATCAAAGGAGGAGAAGTTTATGGTGCAATCAAGTCAGGATTTGTAAGTGGTGCAGCCACCGAACCTATCGTAGCCAAGGCTATTCTTGGTAGCCGAGAGTTGGGTTCTTATCTGAGTCCAAACCAGGTTCTCAACTATGTTGAAGCCCATGACAATTACAATCTTCATGATTTACTAGCGACTCTTCATCCTGATCAAAGTTCAGACCAGATTATGCGCAAGGTTGAGACAGCGACAGCAATGAACCTTCTCATGCAAGGAATGTCCTTTATGGAAATTGGCCAAGAATTTGGTCGAAC
This window harbors:
- a CDS encoding Rgg family transcriptional regulator, encoding MEHLGKVFREFRTSGKYSLKEAAGKSCSTSQLSRFELGESDLAVSRFFEILDNIHVTIENFMDKARDFQNHEHVALMAQIIPLYYSNDIAGFQKLQREQLEKAKSSTNPLYFKLNWILLQGLICQRDAYYTMRQSDLEKVADYLFQTEEWTMYELILFGNLYTFYNVDYVARIGREVMEREDYYKEIGRHRKLVLILALNCYQHCLENRSFADADYFEGYVEKLIGNGIKLYERNIFHYLKGFALYQRDLKEEGCSQMREAMHIFAVLGLPEQVAYYQEHYEKFVNP
- a CDS encoding MFS transporter — its product is MNRHAIQLISRGAINKIGNMLYDYGNSVWLASMGTIGQTVLGIYQISELVTSILVNPFGGVISDRFSRRKILMTTDLICGVLCLAISFIRDDSLMIAALIFANIVQAVAFAFSRTANKAIITEVVEKDEIVTYNSRLELVLQVVGVSSPVLSFLVLQFASLHMTLVLDAISFFIAFTLVAFLPKKETQEQEKKTFSWKNIFADMKEGIRYIWRQQEIFFLLVVASSVNFFFAAFEFLLPFSNRLYGVEGAYATILTMGAIGSIIGALLASKIKAGVYNLLILLALTGVGVFMMGLPLPTFLSFSGNLVCELFMTIFNIHFFTQVQTKVEGEYLGRVLSTIFTLAILFMPIAKGFMTVLPSVHLSSFLIIGSGVIILSCLSLVYVRSHFKKEL
- the ligA gene encoding NAD-dependent DNA ligase LigA, which produces MNERMNELVALLNRYATEYYTSDNPSVSDSEYDCLYRELVELEAAYPDQVLADSPTHRVGGKVLDGFEKYSHQYPLYSLQDAFSREELEAFDARVRKELPHPTYICELKIDGLSISLTYEKGILVAGSTRGDGSIGENITENLKRVKDIPLTLPEKLDITVRGECYMPRASFELVNQARQENGEPEFANPRNAAAGTLRQLDTAVVAKRNLATFLYQEASPSTRDSQEKVLKHLEQLGFVVNPKRILAESMDEIWDFIQEVGQEREHLPYDIDGVVIKVNDLAGQEELGFTVKAPKWAVAYKFPAEEKEAKLLSVDWTVGRTGVVTPTANLTPVQLAGTTVSRATLHNVDYIAEKDIRKDDTVIVYKAGDIIPAVLRVVESKRVSEEKLDIPTNCPSCDSQLLHFEDEVALRCINPRCPAQIMEGLIHFASRDAMNITGLGPSIVEKLFAANLVKDVADIYRLKEDDFLLLEGVKEKSASKLYQAIQASKENSAEKLLFGLGIRHVGSKASQLLLQHFHTIENLAQADPEEVASIESLGSVIAQSLQTYFATEGSKILLDELKEAGVNLDYKGQTVVADAALSGLTVVLTGKLERLTRSEAKSKLESLGAKVTGSVSKKTDLVVAGADAGSKLQKAQELGIEVRDEAWLESL
- the pulA gene encoding type I pullulanase is translated as MYRYPVVIHFHRKNGDYTACSFSRKQADNVEKLYYENDFFGAKFSFTVTSQEKLENLKFSVEIDGKIKEYPVRYNYYPLLTEVWILEGDETVYYSENPAIASPYYKDQNPFAFDKAIHSASYDHHWGYQGELGYSLSDYQTSFKLWAPTATAVQVVVYENTSNDAPIWKTYNLERGNSYSYSHKYNTIGVWGLDLDENLAGKAYQYQIEFPHHKSLTRDPYTIATSPDGKRSVILSHKERQVDGFEVKHGTEAPWRLENPCKAVICEMHIRDLTKSPTSGVAEHLRGTFLGAAQTGTTNQFGQATAFDYIKELGCNYVQLQPIFDRHKEYDEEGNVTYNWGYDPQNYNAPEPSFSSNPDDPGQVVRDLKTMIQAYHDAGIGVIMDVVYNHTFSTVDAPFQTTVPDYYYRMNPDGTFQNGTGVGNETASEHEMFRKYMIDSLLYWVKEYNIDGFRFDLMGIHDVKTMQAIRWALDEVDPRIITYGEGWDMGTGLAPYDKAKKDNAYQMPNIGFFNDDQRDAIKGGEVYGAIKSGFVSGAATEPIVAKAILGSRELGSYLSPNQVLNYVEAHDNYNLHDLLATLHPDQSSDQIMRKVETATAMNLLMQGMSFMEIGQEFGRTKLIPTGEHGQLTPADRERAMNSYNAPDSVNQINWDLINERQESIDFVRQIIRLKTQTSAFSYPTYEEVYRHVFVHTAAENSGWIVYEIHGGPEHLLVVFNAKGTSFYFENAGNLEMLVTNSRSKESNVIDNTSVAVLKVLS